Proteins encoded together in one Lathyrus oleraceus cultivar Zhongwan6 chromosome 5, CAAS_Psat_ZW6_1.0, whole genome shotgun sequence window:
- the LOC127082531 gene encoding uncharacterized protein LOC127082531, whose product MTNTSYSPTSNGDDTSSTTNQSPNAAKTNFHSAFAITNVKNIIPVTLDNDSDLYLSWSALFTVQARVHNVLDHIIPPIDEQARAEAATIKAKDPDLWNRLDAVVLIAAMFNDNKHLQAVQLENQFSNTNLADFPSTKAYCNRLKLLSNQLANVDSPVTNTRLVLKMISGLTEAYVGFVTYIQQHNPLPTFATAKSRFELEESTMLQRAARDSGSSSTPAALMAKTPLSNDDVPRHSSHGYTYQNRNPPSNTSRGNRGKKNNRNNGGRNYGRGGRTSPNHFNGGGHGQGQQQWQQWMPWQQWALRNIPPCPYPSYNWSRPTNAAQT is encoded by the exons ATGACTAACACCTCTTATTCTCCCACATCCAATGGTGACGACACTTCGTCAACGACGAACCAATCCCCTAATGCGGCGAAAACCAACTTTCATTCTGCTTTCGCCATTACCAACGTCAAAAACATCATACCAGTGACGTTGGATAATGACTCCGATCTCTATCTCTCTTGGTCCGCTCTATTCACCGTGCAAGCACGTGTTCACAACGTGCTTGATCACATCATACCACCTATTGACGAGCAAGCTCGTGCTGAGGCAGCCACCATCAAAGCCAAAGATCCCGACCTTTGGAATCGTCTAGATGCCGTTGTGTTG ATCGCCGCTATGTTCAATGATAACAAGCACTTACAGGCCGTTCAACTTGAAAACCAGTTTAGCAATACCAATCTGGCAGATTTTCCCTCCACCAAAGCCTATTGCAACCGTCTCAAGCTCCTCTCCAATCAACTCGCAAACGTTGATTCTCCAGTCACAAATACTCGTTTGGTATTAAAAATGATCTCCGGTCTCACAGAGGCTTATGTCGGGTTTGTAACTTACATCCAACAACACAATCCTCTTCCAACCTTTGCAACCGCAAAATCAAGGTTTGAACTTGAAGAATCTACGATGCTTCAGCGAGCCGCTCGTGACTCTGGCTCTTCCTCCACTCCGGCGGCACTCATGGCCAAAACTCCACTGTCAAATGATGATGTCCCTCGTCATTCCTCTCATGGTTACACTTATCAAAACCGTAACCCACCATCCAACACCTCTCGTGGTAACCGAGGCAAAAAGAACAACCGTAACAACGGTGGCCGGAACTACGGGAGGGGCGGTCGGACAAGTCCCAATCATTTCAACGGCGGAGGTCACGGTCAGGGTCAACAACAATGGCAACAATGGATGCCATGGCAACAATGGGCTCTACGGAATATACCACCTTGCCCTTATCCATCTTACAATTGGAGTAGGCCCACTAATGCTGCACAGACTTAA
- the LOC127082533 gene encoding uncharacterized protein LOC127082533, giving the protein LQPKFHYFFAIANVKTIIPITLDNYSSLYISWSTLFQIQARVRNVLDHIIPYIDVATQQEVAQTKTNDPNLWNRLDAIVLFVAMFHDNKHLRAVHLEHQLTNTHLEDFPSTKAYYNRLKLLADQLANVDSLVNNTRLVLKMISGLTNSYVGFVTYIQQHDSLPTFETAKSRSELEEPTMAQRTPRESSDIPSSTTLLVKTPTSDNSSTSPDVISARNLTAHNGNRGSNNNRGRNDNRRKGRSSNRGGHNNHGGTQFNSGGGRGGPSSGWQQ; this is encoded by the exons CTTCAACCTAAATTTCATTATTTCTTTGCAATTGCAAACGTGAAAACTATTATTCCAATCACGTTAGATAACTATTCTAGTCTTTATATCTCTTGGTCTACCCTGTTTCAGATTCAAGCGCGTGTCCGCAACGTCCTTGATCATATTATCCCTTACATTGATGTGGCAACCCAACAAGAAGTCGCACAAACAAAGACCAATGATCCAAACCTCTGGAATCGTCTCGACGCTATTGTTTTAT TTGTTGCTATGTTTCATGATAACAAGCATTTGAGAGCAGTCCACCTCGAACATCAACTCACCAACACGCACTTAGAAGATTTCCCGTCGACAAAAGCATATTACAATCGCCTCAAACTCCTCGCAGATCAACTCGCAAATGTTGATTCTCTTGTCAACAACACTCGTCTTGTGTTGAAGATGATTTCTGGACTGACAAATTCATATGTAGGATTTGTCACTTACATTCAGCAACATGATTCATTACCAACCTTTGAAACGGCAAAATCGCGATCGGAATTAGAAGAACCGACGATGGCCCAACGTACTCCAAGAGAATCTAGTGATATCCCATCTTCGACAACCCTACTCGTGAAAACCCCAACATCAGACAACTCCTCCACCTCTCCCGACGTGATTTCCGCTCGAAATTTGACCGCACACAATGGAAATCGCGGTAGCAACAACAACAGAGGAAGAAACGACAACCGACGTAAAGGCCGAAGCTCCAACAGAGGAGGACATAACAACCACGGAGGCACACAATTCAATAGTGGTGGTGGACGCGGTGGCCCCAGCTCGGGGTGGCAGCAGTAA
- the LOC127087272 gene encoding serine/threonine-protein kinase-like protein ACR4, whose amino-acid sequence MGFLKKQFSTYLLNTILFEVVVFSWLWLHVTCLGSMSSIAVSYGDKGSAFCGLKSDGSHTVTCYGFNSAIVYGTPSHFPFIGLTSGDGFVCGLLMSSNQPYCWGSSSHIEMGVPQPMVKGAQYLEISAGDYHVCGLRKPLTGRYRNISFVDCWGYNMTNNYEFDGQIQSISAGSEFNCGLFSQNRTVFCWGDEVSSQVIRLIPQGMRFQKVSCGGYHVCGILEGVNSRTVCWGRSLDMEEEISLIPNQGQGGSVELAPNDPMLSVVGGKFHACGIKSYDHGVICWGLSLKTSTEVPKEIKVFEIAAGNYFTCGILAAKSLEPICWGVGFPTSLPLAVSPRTRKCFSEPCPPSYYEIEKDQQKGLICKDSNSHLCVPCSGVCPDEMYEKSGCNSKSDILCEYNCSVCSSPECFSNCSSSSSYSNGDNGKKSERFWSMQLIVVVSEIVFVVFIVSVVSITAVMYVRYKLRDCECSTTALNSATRLNVGSSVQKDNGKIRPDGEEFKIRRAQKFTYEELENATSGFKEESIVGKGSFSCVFKGVLKDGTVVAVKRAIMSPNMQKNSKEFHTELDLLSRLNHAHLLNLLGYCEEGGERLLVYEYMAHGSLHQHLHGKNKELKEQMDWIRRVTIAVQAARGIEYLHGYACPPVIHRDIKSSNILIDEEHNARVSDFGLSLLGPTDSSSPLAELPAGTLGYLDPEYYRLHYLTTKSDVYSFGVLLLEILSGRKAIDMQYEEGNIVQWSVPLIKSGDIASILDPCLKQPSDIEALKRIANVSCKCVRMRGKDRPSMDKVTTSLERALAMLMGSPCIDQPILPTEVVLGSNRMHKKTSQRSSNRSASETDVVEGEDQRFEFRAPSWITFPSVTSSQRRKSSESEGEVEVKIEGRNFVGGGDVLRSLEEEIGPASPQERLFLQHNF is encoded by the coding sequence ATGGGGTTCTTAAAAAAACAATTCTCAACCTACCTTTTGAATACTATACTATTTGAGGTGGTTGTTTTTTCATGGCTATGGTTACATGTTACATGTCTTGGTTCCATGTCATCGATTGCTGTGTCTTATGGAGATAAAGGTTCAGCTTTCTGTGGCTTGAAATCTGATGGATCTCATACTGTGACATGTTATGGATTCAATTCGGCTATAGTTTATGGAACACCGTCTCATTTTCCGTTCATCGGTTTAACTTCTGGCGATGGTTTTGTTTGCGGACTTTTGATGAGTTCGAACCAACCGTATTGTTGGGGGAGTAGTAGCCATATAGAAATGGGTGTGCCACAACCTATGGTTAAAGGAGCTCAGTATTTAGAAATCAGTGCCGGAGATTATCATGTTTGTGGATTGAGGAAGCCTTTAACAGGAAGATACAGGAACAtttcttttgttgattgttgGGGGTACAACATGACGAATAATTACGAGTTTGATGGACAGATTCAATCGATTTCAGCGGGTTCTGAGTTCAATTGTGGACTTTTTTCGCAGAATAGGACGGTTTTTTGTTGGGGTGATGAGGTTAGTAGTCAAGTTATTAGGTTGATTCCTCAAGGGATGAGATTTCAGAAGGTCTCTTGTGGAGGGTATCATGTGTGTGGAATCTTGGAAGGTGTGAATTCTAGAACTGTTTGTTGGGGGAGGAGTTTGGATATGGAGGAAGAGATTTCATTGATTCCTAATCAAGGACAAGGTGGTAGTGTTGAGTTGGCACCAAATGATCCTATGCTTTCTGTTGTTGGAGGAAAGTTTCATGCTTGTGGAATTAAGAGCTATGATCATGGTGTGATTTGTTGGGGTTTGAGTTTGAAAACAAGCACAGAAGTTCCTAAAGAGATTAAAGTGTTTGAAATTGCAGCTGGTAATTATTTTACATGTGGAATTCTTGCTGCGAAATCGCTTGAACCTATTTGTTGGGGTGTTGGATTTCCAACTTCTCTACCTTTGGCTGTTTCACCAAGAACAAGAAAGTGTTTCTCTGAACCTTGTCCTCCAAGTTACTATGAAATTGAAAAGGATCAACAAAAGGGTCTAATTTGTAAGGATTCCAATTCGCACCTTTGTGTTCCATGCAGTGGTGTTTGTCCGGATGAAATGTATGAGAAAAGTGGTTGCAATTCGAAATCTGATATATTGTGTGAATATAATTGTTCGGTTTGTTCTTCGCCAGAATGTTTCTCGAATTGTTCCTCCTCTTCTTCTTATTCCAATGGTGATAATGGGAAGAAAAGTGAAAGATTTTGGTCTATGCAGTTGATAGTTGTTGTTTCTGAGATAGTGTTTGTTGTTTTCATAGTTAGTGTTGTGTCGATAACCGCGGTTATGTATGTTCGTTACAAGCTGAGAGATTGTGAGTGTTCAACAACAGCGTTAAACTCGGCGACGAGACTCAATGTTGGTTCTTCGGTACAAAAGGATAACGGAAAGATTCGACCGGACGGGGAGGAGTTTAAGATAAGGAGAGCTCAGAAGTTCACCTATGAGGAACTCGAAAATGCAACTAGTGGATTCAAAGAAGAATCCATAGTAGGTAAAGGAAGTTTCTCTTGTGTGTTCAAAGGTGTTCTCAAAGATGGAACAGTTGTTGCTGTTAAAAGGGCTATCATGTCACCAAATATGCAGAAAAATTCGAAAGAGTTTCACACAGAACTCGACTTGCTATCGAGGTTGAATCATGCGCATTTGCTCAATCTATTAGGCTATTGCGAAGAAGGCGGTGAAAGATTACTTGTTTATGAGTACATGGCTCATGGATCATTGCATCAACACCTCCATGGCAAAAACAAAGAGTTGAAAGAGCAAATGGATTGGATCAGAAGGGTAACAATCGCGGTCCAAGCCGCGCGAGGAATCGAGTACTTACACGGCTACGCGTGTCCACCCGTTATCCATAGAGATATCAAATCTTCAAACATACTAATAGATGAAGAACACAATGCTCGAGTTTCGGATTTCGGTTTATCATTACTTGGTCCGACGGATAGTAGCTCCCCGTTGGCCGAGTTACCAGCGGGGACGCTCGGTTATCTCGACCCCGAATACTATAGACTTCACTACCTCACAACAAAATCAGATGTTTATAGCTTTGGTGTTCTACTATTAGAAATCCTAAGTGGAAGAAAAGCTATTGATATGCAATATGAAGAAGGTAACATTGTTCAATGGTCGGTACCGTTAATAAAATCGGGCGACATAGCCTCGATCTTAGACCCTTGTTTGAAACAACCTTCTGATATTGAAGCATTGAAAAGGATAGCAAATGTTTCATGCAAATGTGTGAGAATGAGAGGTAAAGATAGGCCATCAATGGACAAAGTAACAACAAGTTTGGAAAGAGCATTAGCAATGTTAATGGGAAGTCCTTGTATTGATCAACCAATTCTACCAACAGAAGTTGTTTTAGGAAGTAATAGAATGCATAAGAAAACATCTCAAAGATCGTCGAACCGGTCGGCTTCAGAAACCGACGTGGTCGAAGGCGAAGATCAAAGGTTCGAGTTTAGAGCACCTTCTTGGATTACTTTTCCAAGTGTGACATCTTCTCAAAGACGAAAATCTTCGGAATCAGAAGGCGAAGTTGAAGTGAAGATTGAAGGGAGAAACTTTGTTGGTGGGGGTGATGTTTTGAGAAGCCTTGAAGAAGAGATTGGTCCTGCTTCTCCTCAAGAGAGACTCTTCTTGCAACACAACTTTTGA
- the LOC127087274 gene encoding protein FAR1-RELATED SEQUENCE 2 yields MEFEIDDSNNGDAVGNVTTGEVSSSTADKVDCSSFDPTDERDQDDNMTQDSSGVDQIPLAITALSAVRTVDEPYMGQEFVSEAEAHAFYNAYATRVGFVIRVSKLSRSRRDGSVIGRALVCNKEGFRMPDKREKIVRQRAETRVGCRAMIMVRKLNSGLWSITKFVKEHTHPLTPGRGRRDFVYEQYPSGHDRVRELSQQLALEKKRSATYKRNLELLYEYIEEHNESVSRKIQHIVESVKEMEANEQESLR; encoded by the exons TGGAGTTTGAGATTGATGACTCCAATAATGGTGATGCAGTAGGAAATGTTACTACTGGAGAGGTTAGCAGTAGCACAGCTGACAAAGTTGACTGCAGTTCTTTTGATCCAACTGATGAACGGGATCAAGACGATAATATGACTCAAGATTCTTCTGGAGTGGACCAAATCCCGTTAGCAATTACTGCATTATCGGCTGTGAGAACAGTTGATGAACCCTACATGGGTCAGGAGTTTGTATCGGAAGCTGAAGCTCATGCATTTTATAATGCATATGCTACACGTGTTGGATTCGTCATACGTGTAAGTAAGCTCTCGAGGTCAAGGCGTGATGGGTCTGTTATCGGACGGGCTCTCGTTTGTAACAAAGAAGGTTTCAGAATGCCTGACAAGCGGGAAAAGATTGTAAGGCAGAGGGCAGAAACAAGGGTTGGTTGCAGGGCAATGATTATGGTGAGGAAATTAAATTCCGGTCTATGGTCTATAACAAAGTTTGTAAAGGAGCACACACATCCTCTGACACCTGGAAGAGGCAGAAGGGACTTCGTTTATGAGCAATATCCG AGTGGACATGACAGAGTTAGAGAACTATCGCAGCAGTTGGCTCTAGAGAAAAAACGATCTGCAACCTATAAAAGGAATCTTGAATTGTTATACGAGTACATCGAGGAGCATAATGAATCCGTTTCAAGGAAGATACAACACATAGTAGAGAGTGTGAAGGAGATGGAAGCCAACGAACAAGAGAGTCTTAGATAG